In the Pyrolobus fumarii 1A genome, one interval contains:
- a CDS encoding molybdopterin-guanine dinucleotide biosynthesis protein B: MRIIVIVGAGRSVGKTLLGETITREASRRGLKTWVVKHVHHGVDYRVKDTGRYLASGAARVYAIGPNETMVVEPQTARLEEIVREAKEKHVDLLIVEGFRGHIDTLRNAGALIVCIGVDDSACSVKLEPGFNPEHEAHRILEMTGL, from the coding sequence TTGCGCATAATCGTGATTGTGGGCGCGGGGCGTAGTGTGGGCAAAACACTCCTAGGCGAGACTATCACACGAGAGGCTTCAAGAAGAGGCCTAAAAACATGGGTTGTTAAGCATGTGCACCACGGAGTGGACTATCGTGTTAAAGATACTGGGCGCTACCTGGCATCCGGTGCTGCAAGAGTCTATGCCATAGGCCCAAACGAGACTATGGTTGTTGAGCCGCAGACGGCGCGCCTAGAGGAGATCGTGCGTGAAGCGAAAGAGAAGCATGTAGACCTGCTTATAGTGGAGGGGTTCCGCGGCCATATAGACACTCTTAGGAATGCTGGCGCCCTCATAGTATGCATAGGCGTTGACGATAGCGCGTGTAGCGTGAAACTAGAGCCTGGCTTTAACCCAGAGCATGAGGCGCACCGGATCCTGGAGATGACCGGCCTGTAA
- a CDS encoding RsmB/NOP family class I SAM-dependent RNA methyltransferase: protein MVLPEEIAAYILAMTVRRRTSLRSVAEEFFERNPELDYMKPIVRVLTLGVARNFMLLDHALEKLGYGPPSHARSWMLARVLAYEAIFGKLKRSRVEKLASKARLKPEDVYKLKGVKPSDIVSDLHGIDKLAVRYSFPRWILEELLTAGVYDLDALLEALNRDPVRYIRVAPGVDRVKLAKMLREEGVIVEPDPRLPDLMRIVEGADRAAKTKAYEEGLYTIQDKASALVTHLLEPQGEVAVDYTAGAAVKASHAAWLGARFVVACDIKPLRFTGRYGARGLISRLKVGHVIDLVVADARRPATRPLKRIIVDPPCSDIGRLQYEPEIKMWLTRGDAKMYSRIQRQILKAVVEHAAPGARIVYSVCTLTYSEAERVVKRVLRESSGVNLVRIKPPFGDESPKLPGAIRTYPHRHDSQGFFIAVLEKEG, encoded by the coding sequence ATGGTGCTGCCCGAGGAGATAGCCGCGTACATACTCGCGATGACAGTCCGGAGAAGAACCAGCCTGAGGAGCGTCGCGGAGGAGTTCTTCGAGAGGAATCCAGAGCTAGACTACATGAAGCCCATTGTGCGTGTTCTCACACTGGGCGTTGCAAGAAACTTCATGTTGCTTGACCATGCGCTCGAGAAACTTGGCTATGGTCCCCCGAGCCACGCGAGAAGCTGGATGCTCGCGCGTGTCCTGGCTTATGAGGCGATATTCGGGAAGCTGAAGAGAAGTAGAGTGGAAAAGCTCGCGTCGAAGGCGAGGCTTAAGCCAGAAGACGTTTACAAGCTGAAAGGTGTCAAACCGAGTGACATCGTTTCCGACCTGCACGGTATCGACAAGTTGGCGGTGAGGTACTCCTTCCCACGCTGGATACTGGAAGAGCTGTTAACGGCAGGCGTGTACGACCTGGATGCACTCCTAGAGGCTTTGAACCGAGACCCAGTACGATACATACGCGTTGCTCCTGGTGTTGACCGGGTAAAGCTGGCGAAAATGTTGCGCGAGGAGGGCGTGATAGTAGAGCCTGATCCACGCCTCCCAGACCTAATGAGAATCGTTGAGGGTGCTGATCGCGCGGCAAAGACAAAAGCGTATGAGGAGGGTCTCTATACTATACAGGATAAGGCGTCTGCACTCGTAACTCACTTGTTGGAGCCACAGGGTGAAGTGGCTGTTGACTATACTGCTGGTGCAGCGGTAAAAGCGTCGCATGCAGCGTGGCTAGGTGCTCGTTTTGTGGTGGCGTGTGACATTAAGCCATTGAGGTTTACAGGCAGGTACGGCGCGCGAGGATTAATCTCAAGGTTGAAAGTTGGGCACGTGATAGATCTCGTGGTGGCTGACGCCAGAAGGCCAGCAACACGACCATTAAAGCGCATCATTGTTGATCCGCCATGTAGCGACATAGGAAGGCTGCAATACGAGCCAGAGATCAAGATGTGGTTAACCAGAGGCGACGCTAAGATGTACTCTAGGATACAGAGGCAGATACTCAAAGCTGTAGTTGAGCATGCTGCGCCAGGGGCGCGAATAGTATACTCGGTGTGTACACTAACCTATAGCGAGGCAGAGAGAGTCGTCAAGAGAGTGTTAAGGGAGAGTAGTGGTGTGAACCTTGTGCGCATAAAACCACCGTTTGGCGATGAATCGCCAAAACTACCCGGAGCCATACGCACATACCCACATAGGCACGACTCGCAAGGCTTCTTCATCGCTGTTCTGGAGAAGGAGGGTTGA
- a CDS encoding 6-pyruvoyl trahydropterin synthase family protein, with protein sequence MPRYLVVYTTYVVAGHALKNHSGPCRNPHGHNYVVRVWVERVDHSLDNLNMVIDYYMLKRSVDSVLSELDHANLNEVLGVDNPTSELLASWLAKRVAEKLGGEYRVARVEVCETPDFCAIYEP encoded by the coding sequence GTGCCTAGATATCTTGTAGTTTACACGACGTACGTCGTGGCTGGCCACGCGCTGAAAAATCACAGCGGGCCGTGCCGCAACCCTCACGGCCACAATTACGTGGTTAGAGTGTGGGTCGAGAGGGTAGATCATAGTCTCGACAACTTGAACATGGTCATCGACTATTACATGTTGAAGAGGAGTGTTGACAGCGTGCTTTCAGAGCTAGACCATGCTAATCTCAACGAGGTACTGGGCGTCGACAATCCTACCTCAGAGCTTCTGGCTTCATGGCTGGCTAAGAGGGTGGCTGAAAAACTAGGTGGCGAATATCGCGTCGCAAGAGTAGAGGTATGTGAAACACCAGATTTCTGCGCCATCTATGAGCCTTAA
- a CDS encoding SDH family Clp fold serine proteinase — protein MQTVDIVGLLFWLLLLLLVLQPWLSYSRLQAARMELIKRIERKYGWRVITLIHRQERVDFLGIPIYKFIDIDDSEAVLRAIRTTPPDKPIALIVHTPGGLVLAAAQIARALKRHPGKKIVIVPHYAMSGGTLIALAADEILMDPNAVLGPLDPQLSVEPGVTVPAPSILRVVKEKGITNVSDKLLIMADIAEKAIREVQEFIVELLRDKMGLEKAREVARILTEGRWTHDYPITVEKAKELGLPVKTEVPPEVYELMELYPQAPYNRPGVEYIPYQPAHHPPRQAQSAGS, from the coding sequence ATGCAAACGGTGGACATCGTTGGCCTATTGTTCTGGCTGCTTCTCCTGCTATTGGTACTCCAACCGTGGTTGAGTTACAGTAGGCTACAAGCGGCGCGAATGGAGCTAATCAAGCGCATCGAGAGGAAGTACGGGTGGCGAGTAATCACGTTGATACACAGGCAAGAGCGCGTGGACTTCCTCGGCATACCAATATACAAGTTCATAGACATTGACGATTCTGAGGCTGTACTACGTGCAATTCGCACCACGCCACCCGACAAACCAATAGCGTTGATCGTACACACTCCTGGTGGACTTGTACTTGCAGCCGCACAGATAGCAAGGGCGCTAAAGAGGCATCCTGGCAAGAAGATAGTGATAGTGCCGCATTACGCAATGAGCGGCGGTACACTGATAGCATTGGCGGCAGACGAGATATTGATGGATCCGAATGCTGTGCTGGGGCCTCTAGACCCACAGCTTAGCGTCGAGCCAGGTGTCACTGTGCCGGCGCCTAGCATCCTTCGAGTCGTTAAGGAGAAGGGCATCACGAACGTGAGTGACAAGCTACTCATAATGGCTGATATAGCGGAGAAGGCGATTCGCGAGGTACAGGAGTTTATAGTTGAGCTTTTGAGGGATAAGATGGGTCTCGAGAAGGCACGCGAGGTTGCAAGGATACTAACTGAAGGCCGCTGGACGCATGATTACCCGATAACGGTGGAGAAGGCTAAGGAGCTCGGCTTGCCAGTTAAAACCGAGGTGCCGCCCGAGGTGTATGAGCTAATGGAGCTATACCCGCAGGCGCCGTATAACAGGCCTGGCGTGGAATACATACCATACCAGCCAGCTCACCATCCTCCGCGTCAGGCGCAGAGCGCTGGCAGTTAA
- a CDS encoding class I adenylate-forming enzyme family protein, translating to MVVDKGPNYRDPGRPMHEIISGHASRNPEKPAVIYEDGTKLTYGELDELSGKLAAALASEANVNKGDVVAIVMFNRPEFVVAYLGALKAGARVVVIDALSMSEDLEYQLNDAKPKATIVDSEVYGREKDREIINKLGGKVYLAEKLREALAGFEAGGIKVEYDADARIFYYAGIVGRTLQVIHTHRSFVGAVAPLAQAEGINEEDVSLVTSPLSHVLGLDAALFTALYAGGTAVMMKRFDEEKAVRLAKEYGVTYMVAAPLVYQRLLEKGVTRDNLPSLKWAMSGGAYLPPEVQKAWIEKVSPLLQVYGMTEAPQCFATTIERNKIGSLGFPLPGVEAKLVDPEDESREVGVGEKGVLLIKGPMVMKGYAEPEETKKAFRGEWLWTGDILERDDEGFYYFRGVKKRMLKYKGYPVFPRDLEILLEKHPAVAKAEVYGEPDPSVGQIPAARVWLKPGYEGSVKPEELMEWVNTRVAPYKKIRKLVIMGTLEK from the coding sequence ATGGTTGTGGACAAGGGTCCGAACTATCGCGACCCCGGACGTCCCATGCACGAGATAATCTCTGGACACGCTTCCAGGAACCCCGAGAAGCCAGCAGTGATATACGAGGATGGAACAAAGTTGACCTACGGGGAGCTTGACGAGCTGTCCGGTAAGCTTGCAGCGGCTCTGGCAAGCGAAGCCAACGTGAACAAGGGTGACGTAGTCGCGATAGTAATGTTCAACAGGCCGGAGTTTGTGGTGGCTTACCTAGGCGCGCTTAAGGCTGGTGCCCGTGTGGTCGTCATTGACGCGCTAAGCATGTCGGAGGACCTCGAGTATCAGCTTAATGACGCCAAGCCGAAAGCCACGATAGTGGACTCTGAGGTATATGGTCGCGAGAAGGATCGCGAGATCATAAACAAGCTTGGTGGCAAGGTATACCTGGCTGAGAAGCTGAGGGAGGCTCTAGCAGGTTTCGAGGCTGGCGGTATAAAGGTAGAGTATGATGCTGATGCGCGCATCTTCTACTATGCGGGTATTGTGGGTAGGACTCTCCAAGTTATACACACGCACCGCAGCTTCGTTGGTGCCGTGGCGCCACTCGCGCAAGCCGAGGGTATAAACGAGGAGGATGTGTCACTAGTCACATCTCCACTGTCTCACGTGCTGGGTCTCGATGCCGCTCTATTCACGGCACTATATGCCGGCGGGACAGCCGTTATGATGAAGAGGTTTGATGAAGAGAAGGCAGTCAGGCTGGCAAAGGAGTATGGCGTGACATACATGGTGGCGGCACCTCTCGTCTATCAGAGGCTGCTCGAGAAGGGTGTAACCCGAGACAACCTCCCGAGCCTAAAGTGGGCAATGAGTGGTGGTGCATATCTCCCGCCAGAGGTGCAAAAAGCGTGGATTGAGAAAGTTTCGCCACTACTACAAGTCTATGGGATGACTGAAGCGCCGCAGTGCTTCGCGACGACGATAGAGAGGAATAAGATTGGTAGTCTGGGCTTCCCGCTACCCGGTGTTGAGGCGAAGCTCGTCGATCCTGAGGATGAGAGTCGTGAGGTTGGCGTAGGCGAGAAGGGGGTGCTCCTAATCAAGGGTCCGATGGTAATGAAGGGTTATGCGGAGCCCGAGGAGACCAAGAAGGCCTTCCGTGGAGAGTGGCTCTGGACGGGCGATATACTTGAGAGGGATGATGAAGGGTTCTACTACTTCCGTGGCGTCAAGAAGAGGATGTTGAAGTACAAGGGGTATCCAGTATTCCCACGCGACCTTGAGATACTCTTGGAGAAACATCCTGCAGTCGCAAAAGCAGAGGTCTATGGCGAGCCCGATCCTAGCGTGGGCCAGATACCGGCAGCAAGGGTATGGCTAAAGCCTGGCTATGAGGGTAGCGTGAAGCCAGAGGAGCTAATGGAGTGGGTTAACACGAGGGTAGCCCCGTACAAGAAGATAAGAAAGCTCGTGATAATGGGAACTCTTGAGAAGTAA
- a CDS encoding PLP-dependent cysteine synthase family protein: protein MRMCATRVEDTPLHLVGCTPAVWLRKHDPNSARILVKLEYMNPTGSHKDRIALYMIKDALERGKVQPGDTVVEASSGNTAVSVAWVARLLGLRAVIIVPRTTSSVKIGLLQALGADVRFVETANMDEMVETAKEVANEVGGYYLDQFSNPANPRAHYETTGPELFEQAGGHIDAFVMGVGTGGTITGVGRFLRERLGRRVRIIAVVPRGSPIAGGPGGSAADRIEGLAGDYKKPRNFDESVVDEIVEVPASVAEETALRLAREEGILAGPSTGAALWVAMRVAQELGSDAVVASIAADSIQRYPWLLERVSQSRT, encoded by the coding sequence ATGCGGATGTGTGCAACGCGTGTAGAAGATACCCCCTTGCATCTTGTTGGTTGTACCCCTGCAGTCTGGCTCCGTAAACATGACCCTAATAGCGCCAGAATACTCGTGAAACTCGAGTACATGAACCCCACGGGAAGCCACAAGGATCGCATAGCACTCTATATGATCAAAGACGCTCTTGAGCGTGGAAAGGTGCAACCCGGGGATACGGTCGTAGAGGCTAGTAGCGGTAACACGGCTGTCTCGGTAGCATGGGTTGCTCGCCTCCTGGGTCTACGTGCCGTCATAATAGTCCCCCGTACAACGAGCAGCGTTAAGATAGGTTTGCTGCAGGCCCTTGGGGCAGACGTTAGGTTCGTCGAGACAGCTAACATGGACGAGATGGTTGAAACTGCGAAGGAGGTGGCTAACGAAGTCGGGGGATACTATCTCGACCAGTTCAGCAATCCTGCCAATCCTCGTGCACACTACGAGACCACGGGTCCAGAGCTTTTCGAGCAGGCGGGTGGACATATTGATGCGTTTGTGATGGGTGTTGGCACTGGTGGAACGATAACTGGTGTTGGTAGATTTCTACGTGAAAGGCTCGGCAGGCGCGTGAGAATAATCGCTGTTGTCCCGAGAGGCTCGCCTATTGCCGGGGGGCCTGGCGGCAGTGCAGCTGATAGGATAGAGGGGTTGGCAGGTGATTACAAGAAGCCCAGGAATTTCGATGAAAGCGTAGTTGATGAGATAGTCGAGGTACCAGCCAGTGTCGCCGAGGAGACAGCGCTTCGTCTTGCGCGCGAGGAGGGGATACTAGCAGGGCCGTCAACGGGTGCCGCTCTCTGGGTAGCGATGCGAGTGGCGCAGGAATTGGGTTCAGATGCCGTGGTTGCGAGCATAGCGGCTGATAGTATTCAACGATACCCTTGGTTGTTGGAGAGGGTGTCGCAGAGCCGGACATGA
- a CDS encoding ATP synthase subunit C: MSKEKVLRRAQLLVKLVSMSILAMLALSAFLIANGVSALAAAAAGDVASASKGLTLIGAGLAVGLACIGGGYAVGQAGAAMIAAMTEKPEYFGRMFIILVLGEGIALYGLLISILLWISA, encoded by the coding sequence ATGAGCAAGGAGAAGGTTTTGAGGCGTGCACAGCTACTAGTCAAGCTAGTATCAATGTCGATACTCGCCATGCTAGCACTATCGGCGTTCTTGATAGCGAATGGCGTATCTGCCCTAGCTGCCGCCGCTGCCGGCGATGTGGCTAGCGCCTCCAAGGGTCTCACTCTAATCGGCGCTGGTCTAGCTGTAGGCCTTGCCTGTATCGGTGGCGGCTATGCTGTGGGCCAGGCTGGCGCAGCTATGATCGCCGCCATGACTGAGAAGCCAGAGTACTTCGGTAGGATGTTCATCATCCTCGTGCTGGGCGAGGGTATCGCGCTATACGGTCTGCTAATATCTATACTGCTGTGGATCAGCGCGTAA